The Streptomyces uncialis genomic interval TCCCCTCGCCGCAGGCGGTGATCAGCAGCCGCCCATGGGTAGGGTCGCGGCATCCGAGGACGAGGAGCACGGTATGCCGGACGATGTCGTGATCGCGCAGACCACCATCGACGACGAGACGAAGGCCGGGGAACTGGCGGGCGGGGCCGTGGAAGGCCGACTCGCGGCGTGCGCCCATATCGACGGGCCCTTCACCGCCGTCTACCGGTGGAAAGGCGACCTCATCCGCGACAAGGAGTGGCGGATCTCGTACAAGACGACCCGGGAGAGGCTTCCCGCTCTGGCGGAGTGGGTGAAGGCGGCCCACTCGTACGAGGTGCCGCAGTGGATCGTGCTCGCGGTGGACGGCGGCTCCGAGGAGTTCCTGTCCTGGGTGGCGCAGGAGAGCGCGCCGAACGCCTGAACCCGGCGCGGCACATTGCTTCGATCGCGGCGGCGCATCACCCGATCGTGGCGGCCGGGTCCGAAACGGGAACCCACCGTCGCGGAATCCGTACGGTGAAGCCTTCTTACAGCCGCTGTTCCAAGGAGGCGAGGGGCCGGAATGACCGTGAGCGCAGGGCCGGTGTGGAGTCTTCCACTGGCCTGGGGGCAGGTGGAGGTGCCCGCGAGTATCGGTGGCGTACGAGCGGTACTGCACGAGGGACGGGTGGCCGAGTTCGAGGCCGAGATCGCCCGGACACCGGCGGTGGACCTCGTCTACGCCGTTCTCGCCTGGGCGCTTCCCGCGCGGGCGTTCACCGAGGATCCGGCCACGGTCGCGCGCCTGCGGGCCGGTGACTTCACCGGAGTGCTGGACGGCGACGGCGAGCCCGTCACCCCCACTCATCCACCCCATGACGACACGACGGGTGCCTCCCGGTCCCCCGTGTTCAGGACGGGATTCCCCCTCGGGTCGGTGACCCATCCCGCCACGATCGAGGGCATCCGCGCCGTCCTCGGCAGGGAGAAGCTGGCCGAGTTCGAGGCCGAGACCGCCCGGACCCCGGCACAGGATCTGGTCTACGTGGCCCTGCGATGGGGATATCCGCCCGAGGAGAAGGCCGCGGACGACGCCGTGATCGAACAGGTGAAGGCGGAGCTCGCCGCCGGAGTCACGCGCCCGGCGCGTCCCCCGGTGGAGGAGGCGTGAGCCGGTACCGCATCCAGTACGCGAGCCACGCGGAGAAGGTCCGCGCGGAGATGACGCCCGCCTACCGGGCCCGGTTCGACGCCGAGATGACCAGGACGCTCGGGCAGAGCCCCTAAGGCCACGGTTCCAAGCCTGAGCACCCGCGTGAGAAGGACCGGCGGCTCGCCACCGTCGCCGACGTCTTCGTCCGCTCCTACGTGTCCGAACCGCCCGTCCTCGTGGTCACGACCGTCAACATCACCCACCTCGGCTGACCCGTTCCGCGGGTGCGGACACTTCCGCGTCCCCGGCGGTACGCGGTGAACACCCCGGCCACTTCCCCAGGCCCGCGACGTACCGCCCGTCCGCTGCCTTGCGTGCGCACGGCCGCCCTTTGCCACGAGCCAGCCGTACATTGGTCGTTGAGTGCCCTCACCCATCAAGGGGAACCCATGATCAATGCATCCGTCATGACCACCGGGGAGCGGCTCAGGTACTACCGGAACAAGGCGGGAAAGACCCAGGCGGCGGTGGCCGGGCTGGTGGGCCGTTCCGAGGACTGGCTCAGCAAGGTCGAGCGGAACGTCATCCCGGTCGATTCACTCAGCATGCTGATCGCCATCGCCCGCGAAGTCGGACTCGACAACGTCGCCGACCTCGTGGGCCCGACAGTCAGCCTGAGCCTCGCCGCCGGCGCCGAGCATCCGTCGGTGCCGGCCATTCGACGAGCCCTCAACACACCACCCTCGCTCCTCGGCCTCGGCCTGCCCGGTGACGCCCTCACCGCCGAACAACTCGACGGACGTGTCGTCGAGGCATGGGACATCTACGAAACGCGGACCGAGCGGTACGGACCGGTCGGTGAGCTGCTGCCCGGACTGCTCGCGGAAACGTACGCCACCCTCAGCGCCTCGACGGGTGAGGAGGAGCGGCGGGTCGCGGGGTGCCTGGTGTCGCTGCTGCATCTGCACCAGGTGTTCCTGCGGCGGGTCGGTGAACGTCCCCTGTCCCTGCGGGCGGCCGACAGGGCGATGCAGATCGCTGACGAGACCGGGGACCGCGCGCTGATCGCCGCCGCCGCGTGGAACGTCGTCGGCATCCTCACGTCCAGTGGTGAGGTCTCGGACGCACTCGACCTGGCCCGCCGGATGATCGACCACTGCCACCCGGACGGCGACGCCACCCCCGAACACCTCTCCGCGTACGGCGCTCTGCACCTCGGTGCCGTCATCGCGGCGGTGCGGGACAGCAAGGCACCCACAGCCTGGGACCTGCTTGCCAAGGCCCGGCTGGTCGCCGCGAGGCTCGGCACGGACCGGAACGACTTCCACACCTCGTTCGGACCGACCAATGTGTCGATGCACGGCGTGCACCTCGCGGCTGAGGAGGGAGACATAAGGGAGGCCCTGCGTCTGGCGGACGACGTCGACGTACCTGAGCCCGGAGGTGTGCTGCCACTGGAGCGCACCACCCGCTACCTGGTCGAGGTGATGCACGCCAACCGGCTTGCCGGTGACCAGTACGCCACCCTGCACATGCTGCGCGAGATCATGCAGGCGTCTCCCGAGGAGATCCGCTACTTCCCCCTCGTGTGGGAAGCCGTACAGAGCCTGCTCAAGCATTCCCGCCCGCAGATGCGGCGTGAGGTGCACGCGATCGCTGAGCATGTCGGAGTACTGGCGTAGGCCACGACAGCCCACCCGGGTCGCTGCCGCATTCTTCCTCCAATGCCGGTGATATGACGGTTGATCAGAATCGACCGGGCCATGGTCGGCCTCGCAGCCGCCCTGTATGCCGAAAGCGGCGGGTTCATCGTCGGCGCACCCGCCCCTGCGGACAACAGCGGGACAGGGGAGGAGGAGTGAAATCACCGATTTCTCGTACGCCAGGACAGACCTGCCGCAGCACCGAACGCAACTGCGCCAAGAGGCCGACTCGCCTCGCACGCAACCGTTTTGGGCGTACCGTTTCAAGCGACGAGCCAGAAACGGAGTTCGGCATGAGCATGCACCAGTGGTCTGACTACAGCACCGGCGAGCGAATCAAGGCCCTTCGTGGCACGGAGATCACACAGGACGCCCTGGCCGGGATGACAGGGCTCTCCATCGCAACCATTCAGGCGGCCGAGCAGGACAAGCGGCTCTCCCTTCCGACCCTCCTGAAGATCACCGCGGCACTCGGCGTCGACACGGCAGTCACCCTTGGGCAGCAGCCGCCACGCCGGTCCCTGCAACAGGACGACCGCGCGATGCTGAAGAACCTTTCGCACGCGGTGCACGACACAGCGGCCGGAATCACGCACGCCACCGCCCCTCCGCCGCTGACCGATCTGGAGAAGATCGAGAAACGGGCGTGGGAGCTGTACTGGCAGGGCCGCTACGCCGAGGTGGGAACGATCAGCGCGCCGCTGCTGCGTGACGCCGCCGCCCGGCTGCGCGCCCAGCCTGCCGGGGAGCAGGCGCGCGCCTGGGGTCTGGTGGCGGACGCGTACCGCCTGTGCGGCTACGTGGCGAACCTGATGGGAGTGCGTGACCTCGCCTATGCCGCGATCGGTCATGCCCAACAGGCAGCCGAGCGGGC includes:
- the cutA gene encoding divalent-cation tolerance protein CutA, coding for MPDDVVIAQTTIDDETKAGELAGGAVEGRLAACAHIDGPFTAVYRWKGDLIRDKEWRISYKTTRERLPALAEWVKAAHSYEVPQWIVLAVDGGSEEFLSWVAQESAPNA
- a CDS encoding helix-turn-helix domain-containing protein codes for the protein MINASVMTTGERLRYYRNKAGKTQAAVAGLVGRSEDWLSKVERNVIPVDSLSMLIAIAREVGLDNVADLVGPTVSLSLAAGAEHPSVPAIRRALNTPPSLLGLGLPGDALTAEQLDGRVVEAWDIYETRTERYGPVGELLPGLLAETYATLSASTGEEERRVAGCLVSLLHLHQVFLRRVGERPLSLRAADRAMQIADETGDRALIAAAAWNVVGILTSSGEVSDALDLARRMIDHCHPDGDATPEHLSAYGALHLGAVIAAVRDSKAPTAWDLLAKARLVAARLGTDRNDFHTSFGPTNVSMHGVHLAAEEGDIREALRLADDVDVPEPGGVLPLERTTRYLVEVMHANRLAGDQYATLHMLREIMQASPEEIRYFPLVWEAVQSLLKHSRPQMRREVHAIAEHVGVLA